In Methylobacterium aquaticum, the following are encoded in one genomic region:
- a CDS encoding Arc family DNA-binding protein, which produces MSDKAYSRTLDKIIVRLPDGMRDRLAAAAAANKRSVNAEVVALLDAALRDVGPKEADEFQEDMLAGIKNDLYFIKSHLISLHGQEDIAKIIPGEYLTNLDDYISRLPEPKPSRVDALRYIIKRGLDVVMGTRGSGRLRA; this is translated from the coding sequence ATGAGCGACAAGGCCTACAGCCGAACCCTCGACAAGATCATCGTCCGGCTGCCGGACGGGATGCGCGATCGGCTGGCCGCGGCAGCGGCAGCGAACAAGCGGTCGGTCAACGCGGAAGTGGTTGCGCTCTTGGACGCCGCCCTGCGGGATGTGGGCCCTAAAGAAGCAGATGAGTTTCAAGAGGACATGCTTGCTGGTATAAAAAACGATTTATACTTTATAAAATCTCACCTTATATCTCTCCATGGTCAAGAGGATATCGCCAAGATTATTCCTGGAGAATATCTAACAAATCTAGACGATTATATATCAAGGCTACCGGAGCCTAAGCCAAGCCGGGTCGATGCGCTCCGCTACATCATCAAGCGCGGTCTTGATGTGGTGATGGGTACACGTGGATCTGGTCGACTTCGCGCCTAG
- a CDS encoding Rap1a/Tai family immunity protein, producing MRSADHLWPWIAMALLLPIAPSQAMADQKTGFVLDNPDDPAVAAYFVGLVEGIEWTVSVVKDKRQYPYCPPLNLAITKEQYVSILRREVERQPDLRNAFAGYTMLRALKNAFPCLEK from the coding sequence ATGCGCTCCGCCGACCACCTCTGGCCTTGGATCGCCATGGCCCTCCTGCTGCCAATCGCGCCCTCGCAGGCCATGGCCGACCAGAAGACCGGGTTCGTCCTCGACAACCCAGATGATCCTGCTGTGGCAGCCTACTTCGTTGGGCTAGTCGAGGGGATTGAATGGACAGTCTCTGTTGTAAAAGACAAGCGGCAGTATCCATATTGCCCGCCGCTAAATTTAGCCATCACAAAAGAACAATACGTTTCAATCTTGCGTCGAGAGGTCGAAAGACAGCCGGATCTACGTAATGCCTTTGCTGGATACACAATGCTCAGAGCGCTGAAAAATGCATTCCCTTGCCTGGAAAAGTGA